Proteins co-encoded in one Arachis hypogaea cultivar Tifrunner chromosome 13, arahy.Tifrunner.gnm2.J5K5, whole genome shotgun sequence genomic window:
- the LOC112737974 gene encoding beta-glucuronosyltransferase GlcAT14A — MESRMNKLKKGSIEMEKKWLYPLIMGFAMCIFFAGTSFNMGLVSSIHNNLNSIFFFLPSHRAVNRTTTTPTFVEKKISPAPAPSASATTIPRMAYLISGSKGDLDKLWRTLFALYHPLNQYVLHLDLESPLEERLELSSRVENQPIFKEVGNVFVIPKANMVTYRGPTMVANTLHACAILLKRSKDWDWFINLSASDYPLVTQDDLLYIFRDLDRKVNFIEHTSHLGWKADKRAMPLIVDPGLYMSTKKDLFWVGPKRTLPTAFKLFTGSAWMVLSRAFVEYVVWGWDNLPRTLLMYYANFVSSPEGYFQTVICNNPELAKTIVNSDLHYISWDIPPKQHPHVLSINDTEKMIASNAAFARKFRQDDPVLDVIDKKLLHRRKGLFTLGGWCSGKPKCTKVGDKYRILPGKGSHRLRRLINRETLVARFGQNQCT, encoded by the exons ATGGAATCTAGAATGAATAAGCTGAAGAAAGGGTCCATAGAAATGGAGAAGAAATGGCTATACCCTTTGATTATGGGCTTTGCTATGTGCATATTCTTTGCAGGCACTTCCTTCAATATGGGACTAGTTTCTTCTATTCATAATAACCTCAATTCAatattcttctttcttccttctcatCGAGCTGTAAACAGAACAACTACAACTCCAACTTTTGTGGAGAAAAAGATTTCCCCGGCCCCAGCTCCTTCTGCGTCGGCGACAACGATTCCCAGGATGGCTTATTTGATTTCTGGATCAAAGGGTGATTTGGATAAGCTATGGAGAACCCTCTTTGCTCTTTATCATCCATTGAACCAATATGTTCTTCACTTGGACCTCGAGTCGCCCCTCGAGGAGAGGCTGGAGCTTTCTTCAAGGGTTGAGAATCAACCTATATTCAAAGAGGTTGGAAACGTTTTTGTGATTCCGAAAGCTAACATGGTCACATATAGAGGACCAACTATGGTTGCTAATACACTTCATGCTTGTGCTATTCTACTCAAGAGAAGTAAAGATTGGGATTGGTTCATAAACCTCAGTGCTTCGGATTATCCTCTTGTAACTCAGGATG accttttatatatttttcgagaTTTGGATAGAAAGGTTAACTTCATTGAGCACACAAGCCATTTAGGATGGAAGGC GGACAAAAGGGCGATGCCTTTAATAGTTGATCCAGGGCTTTACATGTCTACCAAGAAAGATTTATTTTGGGTCGGTCCTAAGAGGACTTTGCCAACAGCATTTAAACTTTTTACTG GTTCGGCATGGATGGTTTTATCACGTGCATTCGTAGAATATGTTGTCTGGGGTTGGGACAATCTTCCAAGGACCCTTCTCATGTACTATGCCAATTTTGTCTCCTCTCCTGAAGGCTACTTTCAAACTGTTATATGCAATAATCCAGAACTAGCAAAAACGATCGTTAACAGCGACTTGCATTATATTTCCTGGGACATCCCTCCCAAACAGCACCCTCATGTCCTTTCCATCAACGACACAGAGAAAATGATAGCGAGCAACGCCGCATTTGCCAGGAAATTTAGGCAAGATGATCCAGTCTTGGATGTGATTGATAAGAAGCTACTGCACAGGAGAAAGGGACTATTCACACTTGGTGGTTGGTGTTCTGGCAAGCCCAAATGCACCAAGGTTGGGGACAAGTACAGGATCCTACCTGGTAAGGGATCTCATAGGCTGCGCCGCCTTATAAATAGGGAAACTTTGGTGGCTAGATTTGGTCAGAATCAGTGTACATAA
- the LOC112737975 gene encoding uncharacterized protein — protein sequence MRLCSDLFQSCFPGTSSGTSPNDSIEIKWPILSYRELAKVTNNFDQCNMLGKIGLEKVYHGKKNGREVAIQRYSNNEMHIFQQFLYEDLISNILPHKNLVSFHGCAFHHKEFLLAHEYLSNGTLASYLQLGMSHSSTLHWLTRLDIAIDAANALSYLHYHGIVHRNVKSRNILLDKNLCAKLGGLHLSRKFPEGVSINDTYVTSDVVGTCGYIDPEYVSNGRVGATVDVYSFGVVLCELISSKLAKYWEGCEEESIATILSKKIGNQDINKVLDPRLGFQSDHKIKQMITAVAELALECMTSPQELRPNMEQVLEILNDIKQERFEANSEKAFKIFHHAELEEATKHFDTCLGKGGFATVYYGKLKDGREIAVKRFHNETDKSIKQFMKEIEILSLLQHKNLVLLYGCSSPHSKNHLLVYEYISNGTLSKHLQGPSSETLSWLTRLNIAIETATALVYLHDSGIIHRDVKGSNILLDENLTVKVADFGLSRSLPSSVTHVSTIPVGTHAYIDPDYYESGRVSDRSDVYSFGVVLFELISSKPPSLLDDGESVTLAKFGITKMLNNAMEELVDPIFRFGSDQKLMEMIAAVAELAFQCVQCPKDLRPSMKQVLETLEGIKKGTWGFNQIT from the exons ATGAGGTTGTGTAGCGATCTCTTTCAAAGCTGCTTCCCCGGAACTTCTTCTGGCACATCTCCAAATGATTCAATTGAGATAAAGTGGCCAATCTTATCCTACCGGGAACTTGCAAAAGTTACAAATAATTTTGACCAATGTAATATGCTTGGAAAGATAGGCTTGGAGAAAGTTTACCATG GCAAAAAGAATGGGCGTGAGGTTGCAATTCAAAGATATTCCAATAATGAGATGCACATATTCCAGCAGTTCCTCTATGAAGATTTGATCTCAAATATCTTACCTCATAAGAATCTGGTGTCATTTCATGGCTGTGCCTTTCATCATAAGGAGTTCCTGCTAGCACATGAATACCTCTCAAATGGCACTCTTGCTTCTTATCTTCAACTTGGAATGTCACACAGCAGCACACTACATTGGCTCACTAGATTAGACATTGCAATTGATGCTGCAAATGCATTGAGCTATCTTCATTATCATGGCATCGTCCATCGCAATGTAAAATCCCGCAATATTCTGCTAGACAAGAACCTTTGTGCTAAACTTGGTGGCTTACATTTGTCAAGGAAATTTCCAGAAGGAGTTTCAATCAATGATACCTATGTTACAAGTGATGTAGTAGGGACATGTGGTTACATAGACCCAGAATATGTATCAAATGGCAGGGTTGGTGCCACAGTTGATGTTTACAGCTTTGGAGTGGTTTTGTGTGAGCTTATATCATCCAAACTCGCTAAGTATTGGGAAGGTTGCGAGGAAGAGAGTATCGCTACAATTTTAAGCAAAAAAATTGGAAACCAAGATATAAACAAGGTGTTGGATCCAAGACTTGGCTTCCAATCAGACCATAAAATCAAGCAGATGATAACTGCTGTAGCAGAGCTTGCACTTGAGTGCATGACATCTCCACAAGAACTAAGGCCAAACATGGAACAAGTGCTAGAGATCCTCAATGATATAAAACAAGAGAGATTTGAAGCAAACTCAGAAAAAG CTTTTAAAATCTTCCACCATGCTGAACTTGAAGAAGCAACTAAACATTTTGACACTTGCCTTGGAAAGGGAGGGTTTGCCACTGTCTACTATG GAAAACTTAAGGATGGGCGCGAAATTGCAGTAAAACGTTTCCACAacgagacagacaagtccatcaaGCAATTCATGAAAGAAATAGAGATCTTAAGTTTATTGCAGCATAAAAATTTGGTGTTACTTTATGGCTGCAGCTCTCCTCACAGCAAGAACCATCTTCTAGTATATGAGTACATCTCCAACGGCACCCTTTCTAAACATCTTCAAGGACCTTCCAGTGAAACGTTATCATGGCTTACTAGATTGAACATTGCCATTGAAACTGCAACTGCATTAGTATATCTTCATGATTCAGGCATCATCCATCGTGATGTAAAAGGAAGCAACATTCTCTTGGATGAAAACTTGACTGTTAAGGTTGCGGATTTtggactctcaaggtcacttccgaGTTCTGTAACACATGTTTCAACCATACCAGTGGGAACTCACGCTTACATAGATCCAGATTACTATGAATCTGGAAGAGTCAGTGATAGAAGCGATGTCTACAGCTTTGGCGTGGTCTTGTTTGAGCTCATATCATCGAAACCACCTAGCTTGTTGGATGATGGAGAGAGTGTTACTCTAGCCAAGTTCGGAATCACTAAGATGTTAAACAATGCAATGGAGGAGCTGGTGGATCCAATTTTCAGGTTTGGTTCAGACCAAAAGTTGATGGAAATGATAGCAGCTGTGGCAGAGTTAGCATTTCAGTGTGTGCAGTGTCCTAAAGATCTTAGACCTTCTATGAAACAGGTGCTGGAGACCCTAGAAGGAATAAAGAAGGGAACATGGGGATTCAACCAAATAACATAG
- the LOC112733362 gene encoding LEAF RUST 10 DISEASE-RESISTANCEUS RECEPTOR-LIKE PROTEIN KINASE-like 1.4, whose amino-acid sequence MCLGVVCPEKNFLFFIKTRLDTTDTPVRRVSVSVVSEMCPTRGHDNLAKCPCFIALKQFMNEIEILRPLHHRNLVSLYGRSSGEHNELFLVYEYVPNGTLSRHIHGGKIEKLPWLTRLNIAIETATALASYLHDSGIIHRDVKGSNILLDENFSVKVADFGLSRSLPDYITHVSTAPAGTNAYMDPKYFQTGRVSYRSDVYSFGVVLFELISSEPAFWREVPQGEAVGLAKFAIIKLLNNTLKELVDPDIGYDSDKDVMEMVAAVAELAFQCIQCPKELRPSMKQVLETLEGIKKGTWGFNQII is encoded by the coding sequence atgTGTCTAGGTGTGGTGTGTccagagaagaattttttattttttattaagacacggttggacacaacAGACACGCCTGTCagacgagtgtcggtgagtgtcgtgtccgaaatgtgtcccACACGCGGACACGACAACTTagcgaagtgtccgtgcttcatagctCTTAAGCAATTCATGAATGAAATCGAGATCTTAAGACCCTTGCACCATAGAAACCTGGTTTCACTCTACGGCCGCAGCTCTGGTGAGCATAACGAACTCTTTCTAGTCTACGAGTACGTCCCCAATGGCACTCTCTCTAGACATATTCATGGAGGTAAAATTGAAAAGCTACCATGGCTTACTAGATTGAATATTGCCATAGAAACTGCAACTGCATTGGCATCATATCTTCATGATTCAGGTATCATACACCGTGATGTAAAAGGAAGTAATATCCTCTTGGATGAAAATTTTTCTGTTAAAGTTGCAGATTTCGGACTCTCACGGTCCCTACCAGATTATATTACTCATGTGTCAACAGCTCCAGCAGGGACAAATGCCTATATGGATCCGAAATATTTCCAAACAGGCAGGGTTTCCTATAGAAGTGATGTATATAGCTTTGGAGTGGTCTTGTTTGAGCTCATATCATCTGAACCTGCATTCTGGAGGGAAGTCCCACAAGGCGAGGCGGTTGGCCTTGCTAAGTTTGCAATAATCAAACTGTTAAATAACACATTGAAGGAGCTAGTAGATCCAGATATTGGGTATGATTCAGATAAAGATGTAATGGAAATGGTAGCAGCAGTGGCAGAGTTGGCCTTTCAGTGCATTCAGTGTCCTAAAGAGCTTAGACCTTCCATGAAACAGGTGCTGGAGACCCTTGAGGGTATAAAGAAGGGAACATGGGGATTCAACCAGATAATTTAG
- the LOC140177543 gene encoding calmodulin-binding receptor-like cytoplasmic kinase 2, with protein sequence MKEYHPMTRGKYLILVSNILHHKNLVTFRDYAFHHEELLVAHEYLSNGTLAAYLECEIQHNKCTLPLLTRMEIAIDIANALSYLHKHGIIHHNINSSNILLDKNMCAKVAGLHLSRKLPEDVSVNATSIVSISSDIAKTCVYIDPEYVCLMAESARRMMFIASE encoded by the coding sequence ATGAAAGAGTATCATCCAATGACAAGAGGCAAATATTTAATTTTGGTTTCCAATATCCTCCATCACAAAAATCTCGTGACATTTCGCGATTATGCCTTTCATCATGAGGAACTCCTGGTAGCACATGAATATCTCTCCAATGGCACTCTTGCTGCTTATCTTGAATGTGAAATCCAACATAATAAATGCACATTACCTTTGCTTACTCGAATGGAAATCGCCATCGATATTGCGAATGCATTGAGCTATCTTCACAAGCATGGCATCATCCACCATAACATAAACTCCAGCAATATTCTGCTAGATAAGAACATGTGTGCTAAAGTTGCTGGCTTGCACTTATCAAGGAAACTTCCAGAGGATGTTTCTGTCAATGCCACCAGCATTGTTTCAATTTCAAGTGATATAGCAAAAACTTGTGTTTACATTGACCCAGAGTATGTGTGTCTCATGGCAGAATCAGCACGAAGAATGATGTTTATAGCTTCGGAGTAG